In one window of Pseudomonas putida DNA:
- the hisC gene encoding histidinol-phosphate transaminase: MSRFWSPFVKDLVPYVPGEQPKLARLVKLNTNENPYGPSPKALEAMRGELSDNLRLYPDPNSDRLKQAVADYYKVTPQQVFVGNGSDEVLAHIFHGLFQHGAPLLFPDISYSFYPVYCGLYGIDFEQVALDEQFQIRIEDYNKPNAGIIFPNPNAPTGCLLPLEAIERLLQANRDSVVVVDEAYIDFGGETAIALVDRYDNLLVTQTLSKSRSLAGLRVGLAVGHPDLIEALERIKNSFNSYPLDRMAIIGAAAAFEDRAYFDETCRKVIDSREALVEQLTARGFEVLPSAANFIFARHPQQDAAELAARLREQGVIVRHFKQARIAQFLRITVGTPEMNQALIDALNG, encoded by the coding sequence ATGAGTCGATTCTGGAGCCCCTTCGTCAAGGACCTGGTGCCTTACGTGCCGGGTGAGCAGCCCAAGCTGGCTCGCCTGGTCAAGCTCAATACCAACGAAAACCCCTATGGGCCTTCGCCCAAGGCGTTGGAGGCCATGCGTGGCGAGCTGAGCGACAACCTGCGCCTGTACCCGGATCCGAACAGCGACCGGCTCAAGCAGGCTGTGGCTGATTACTACAAGGTCACCCCGCAGCAGGTCTTCGTCGGCAACGGTTCGGACGAAGTGCTGGCGCACATCTTCCACGGCCTGTTCCAGCACGGCGCGCCGCTGCTGTTCCCGGATATCAGCTACAGCTTCTATCCGGTGTACTGCGGCTTGTACGGTATCGACTTCGAGCAGGTGGCGCTGGACGAGCAGTTCCAGATCCGCATCGAGGACTACAACAAGCCCAATGCCGGGATCATCTTCCCCAACCCTAACGCACCGACTGGCTGCCTGCTGCCGCTCGAGGCCATCGAGCGATTGCTCCAGGCCAATCGCGACTCGGTGGTGGTCGTGGACGAAGCCTACATCGACTTTGGCGGCGAAACCGCCATCGCACTGGTGGACCGCTACGACAATTTGCTGGTGACCCAGACCCTGTCCAAGTCGCGCTCGCTGGCGGGTCTGCGGGTGGGGCTGGCAGTGGGGCATCCGGACCTGATCGAGGCACTGGAGCGGATCAAGAACAGCTTCAACTCCTATCCGCTCGATCGCATGGCGATCATCGGGGCGGCGGCAGCGTTCGAAGATCGCGCTTACTTCGACGAGACCTGCCGCAAGGTCATCGACAGCCGTGAGGCCCTGGTCGAGCAGTTGACGGCGCGGGGCTTCGAGGTACTGCCATCGGCGGCCAACTTCATCTTCGCCCGGCACCCGCAACAGGATGCGGCTGAACTGGCGGCGCGCCTGCGTGAGCAGGGGGTGATCGTGCGGCACTTCAAGCAGGCACGGATCGCGCAGTTCCTGAGGATTACCGTAGGCACGCCGGAGATGAACCAGGCGTTGATCGATGCGTTGAACGGGTAG
- a CDS encoding FadR/GntR family transcriptional regulator, giving the protein MSLLIKRSLVEQAVDQLRERIAQGAWAVGQRLPTEPELALELGISRNTVREAMRVLAFSGLVEVRQGDGSYLRTAQDPLQAVQAISRCTVEQARETRCILEAEAIGLAALRRTDDDLRDLRVALERSCGHFHGDLDTYVACDLVFHQRLVDAAHNPALSELYRYFSSVVAAAVQHNMSALPRSQRVFDLHVQILDAIEQRDPDAAKRLSRALIES; this is encoded by the coding sequence ATGTCCCTGTTGATCAAGCGCTCCCTGGTGGAGCAAGCCGTGGACCAATTGCGCGAGCGCATTGCCCAGGGCGCCTGGGCTGTAGGGCAGCGCCTGCCCACCGAGCCGGAACTGGCCCTGGAACTGGGCATCAGCCGCAATACCGTGCGTGAGGCCATGCGTGTGCTGGCCTTCAGTGGTCTGGTAGAAGTGCGCCAGGGCGACGGCAGCTATCTGCGCACCGCCCAAGACCCTTTGCAGGCCGTGCAGGCCATCTCGCGCTGCACGGTCGAGCAGGCCCGCGAGACCCGTTGCATCCTCGAAGCCGAGGCCATCGGCCTCGCCGCCCTGCGGCGCACCGACGATGATCTGCGCGACTTGCGCGTGGCCCTGGAGCGCAGCTGTGGGCACTTCCACGGCGATCTGGACACCTATGTGGCCTGTGACCTGGTGTTCCACCAGCGCCTGGTGGACGCTGCGCACAACCCCGCACTGAGCGAGTTGTATCGCTACTTTTCCAGCGTCGTCGCTGCAGCGGTGCAGCACAACATGAGTGCGCTTCCCCGCAGTCAACGCGTGTTCGACCTGCATGTGCAGATCCTCGACGCCATCGAACAACGCGACCCGGACGCGGCCAAGCGCCTGAGCCGGGCCCTCATCGAATCCTGA
- a CDS encoding CynX/NimT family MFS transporter yields MPEQLTYNHSKHDPELDELLIDAEADDEQVQQQPVVLRRPWLLLLGLVLVALNLRPALSSMAPVLGQVSEGLGLNASAAGLLTTLPVLCLGLFAPLAPILARRFGSERVILGILLTLALGILLRSALGATGVFVGSLIAGASIGIIGVLLPGIVKRDFPAHAGTLTGVYTMALCLGAAMAAGSTVPLSQYFGDSWAMGLGFWLLPALLAMLVWAPQARQGHGAHQVAYRVRGLWRDRLAWQVTLYMGLQSSLAYIVFGWLPSILIGRGLSPTQAGLVLSGSVLVQLISSLSAPWLATRGKDQRLAIVVVMLVTLGGLFGCLYAPISGLWGWAVLLGLGQGGTFALALTLIVLRSKDSHVAANLSSMAQGVGYTLASMGPFAVGLVHDFTGGWAAVGWIFAVLGLGAIVFGLGAGRALHVQVVSERV; encoded by the coding sequence ATGCCTGAACAACTGACGTACAACCACTCCAAGCACGACCCTGAACTCGATGAGCTGCTGATCGATGCCGAGGCTGACGACGAACAGGTCCAGCAGCAGCCCGTGGTGCTGCGCCGACCTTGGTTGCTGTTGCTGGGGTTGGTACTGGTCGCGTTGAACCTGCGCCCGGCGCTGTCGAGCATGGCGCCGGTGCTGGGCCAGGTGTCCGAGGGGCTGGGGCTCAATGCTTCCGCGGCAGGTTTACTGACGACCTTGCCAGTCCTGTGCCTGGGCCTGTTCGCGCCGCTGGCGCCGATCCTGGCGCGTCGTTTTGGCAGCGAGCGGGTGATTCTGGGCATCCTCCTGACCCTGGCGTTGGGGATCCTGCTGCGCAGTGCACTCGGTGCGACCGGGGTATTCGTCGGCAGCCTGATCGCTGGTGCCAGCATCGGCATCATCGGCGTGCTGCTACCGGGCATCGTCAAGCGTGATTTCCCCGCTCATGCCGGCACCCTGACTGGCGTCTACACGATGGCCCTGTGCCTCGGCGCAGCGATGGCCGCGGGCAGCACCGTGCCCTTGAGCCAGTACTTCGGCGACAGTTGGGCCATGGGGCTGGGCTTCTGGCTGTTGCCCGCGCTGCTGGCGATGCTGGTGTGGGCGCCCCAGGCGCGCCAAGGGCATGGCGCGCACCAGGTGGCCTATCGGGTGCGGGGGCTGTGGCGCGATCGGCTGGCCTGGCAAGTGACGCTGTACATGGGGCTGCAGTCCTCGCTGGCCTACATCGTGTTCGGCTGGCTGCCGTCGATTCTCATCGGTCGTGGCCTGAGCCCCACGCAAGCCGGTCTGGTGCTTTCGGGGTCGGTGCTGGTGCAGTTGATCAGCTCGCTCAGTGCGCCCTGGCTGGCGACCCGCGGCAAGGATCAGCGGCTGGCGATCGTGGTGGTGATGCTGGTCACCCTCGGCGGCTTGTTCGGATGCCTGTATGCGCCAATCTCGGGGCTGTGGGGCTGGGCGGTGCTGCTGGGGCTGGGGCAAGGCGGTACTTTCGCCCTGGCCTTGACCCTGATCGTGCTGCGTTCGAAGGATTCGCACGTGGCGGCGAACTTGTCGAGCATGGCCCAGGGCGTCGGTTACACGCTAGCTTCGATGGGCCCGTTCGCGGTCGGACTGGTACATGACTTCACCGGTGGCTGGGCAGCGGTCGGTTGGATCTTCGCGGTGCTGGGGCTGGGGGCGATCGTCTTCGGTCTGGGGGCCGGGCGGGCGCTGCATGTGCAGGTCGTCAGCGAGCGGGTGTGA
- a CDS encoding nuclear transport factor 2 family protein, producing the protein MSDANSALITRFYQAFQRLDAEAMVACYSDDIVFSDPAFGTLRGQDVGDMWRMLTTRAKDFSLTFDSVRADARGGSAHWVATYLFSQTGRTVVNDIQARFVFRDGLICQHDDSFDLWRWSRQALGTPGLLLGWSPLVRNKVRQQATKGLRAFQAR; encoded by the coding sequence ATGAGCGACGCCAACAGCGCCCTGATCACCCGTTTTTATCAGGCCTTCCAGCGCCTGGACGCCGAGGCCATGGTGGCCTGCTACAGCGATGACATCGTTTTCAGCGATCCGGCATTCGGTACCTTGCGCGGCCAGGACGTGGGTGACATGTGGCGGATGCTGACCACCCGCGCCAAGGACTTCTCCCTGACCTTCGACAGCGTGCGCGCGGATGCGCGGGGTGGCAGTGCCCATTGGGTCGCCACCTACCTGTTCAGCCAGACCGGCCGTACCGTGGTCAATGATATCCAGGCTCGTTTCGTGTTCCGTGACGGCTTGATCTGTCAGCATGACGACAGTTTCGACCTGTGGCGTTGGTCGCGCCAAGCCCTGGGTACGCCCGGCTTGTTACTGGGGTGGAGCCCTCTGGTAAGAAACAAGGTCCGCCAGCAGGCCACCAAAGGCCTGCGGGCATTCCAGGCGCGCTGA
- a CDS encoding GIY-YIG nuclease family protein: MTLRIPVASEDIPEREAKPWYVYLVRAANGSLYCGISDDPQRRFQKHQKGQGARYFKTSPAQALVYVEQWPDKGEALRQERLVKKLRKSAKEALVASFAQGGATVELSPCGA, encoded by the coding sequence ATGACACTCAGGATCCCTGTGGCGAGTGAAGATATTCCCGAACGGGAGGCCAAGCCCTGGTACGTGTACCTCGTGCGGGCGGCCAATGGCTCGCTGTATTGCGGCATCAGTGACGATCCGCAGCGACGCTTCCAGAAGCATCAGAAAGGGCAGGGCGCGCGTTATTTCAAGACCAGCCCGGCGCAGGCGTTGGTCTATGTCGAGCAGTGGCCGGACAAAGGCGAAGCCCTGCGCCAGGAGCGGCTGGTGAAAAAGCTGCGCAAATCGGCGAAGGAGGCGCTGGTCGCCTCCTTCGCGCAGGGTGGGGCGACGGTCGAACTCAGTCCTTGCGGCGCTTGA
- the yejK gene encoding nucleoid-associated protein YejK: MPIRHCIVHLIDKKPDGSPAVLHARDTELAASDAIENLLADLNDSYNAKQGKAWGFFHGESGAYPLSGWLKQYQEEEKDFTTFSRIAVEHLQKLMEESNLSTGGHVLFAHYQQGMTEYLVIALLHHSEGVAVNAELDVTPSRHLDLGQLHLAARINLSEWKNNQHSKQYISFIKGKNGKKVSDYFRDFIGCQEGVDGPGETRTLLKAFSDFVESEDLPEEAAREKTQTLVDYATSQTKQGEPITLEELSSLIDEDRPKAFFDHIRNKDYGLSPEIPADKRTLNQFRRFTGRAEGLSISFEAHLLGSKIEYDEEAGTLVIKGLPTQLIDQLKRRKD, encoded by the coding sequence ATGCCAATCCGTCATTGCATCGTTCACCTGATCGACAAGAAGCCCGACGGCAGCCCCGCCGTGCTCCATGCGCGAGACACCGAACTGGCGGCGTCGGACGCCATCGAGAACCTCCTGGCCGACCTCAACGACAGCTATAACGCCAAACAGGGCAAGGCCTGGGGCTTCTTCCACGGAGAATCCGGCGCCTACCCGCTCAGTGGCTGGCTCAAGCAGTACCAAGAAGAGGAAAAGGACTTCACCACCTTCAGCCGCATCGCAGTCGAGCACCTGCAGAAGCTGATGGAAGAGTCGAACCTGTCCACAGGCGGTCATGTGCTGTTCGCCCATTATCAGCAAGGCATGACCGAGTATCTGGTCATCGCCCTGCTGCACCACAGCGAAGGTGTGGCGGTGAACGCCGAACTCGACGTCACCCCGTCACGCCACCTGGACTTGGGGCAACTGCACCTGGCCGCGCGAATCAACCTGTCCGAGTGGAAGAACAATCAGCACTCGAAGCAGTACATTTCCTTCATCAAGGGCAAGAACGGCAAGAAGGTGTCGGACTACTTCCGCGATTTCATCGGCTGTCAGGAAGGTGTCGACGGCCCTGGTGAAACCCGAACCCTGCTCAAGGCGTTCAGCGACTTCGTCGAGAGCGAGGATCTGCCCGAGGAAGCAGCGCGCGAGAAGACCCAGACCCTGGTTGACTATGCCACCAGCCAGACCAAGCAGGGCGAGCCGATCACCCTGGAGGAACTGTCGAGCCTGATCGACGAAGACCGCCCCAAGGCGTTCTTCGACCACATCCGCAACAAGGACTATGGCCTGTCGCCGGAAATTCCTGCGGACAAACGCACCCTGAACCAGTTCCGCCGTTTCACTGGACGTGCCGAGGGTCTGTCGATCAGCTTCGAGGCCCACCTGCTGGGCTCGAAGATCGAGTATGACGAAGAAGCCGGAACCCTGGTGATCAAGGGCCTTCCGACACAACTGATCGATCAGCTCAAGCGCCGCAAGGACTGA
- a CDS encoding HU family DNA-binding protein gives MALTKDQLIADIAEAIDAPKTTARNALEQLGQIVADQLENGAEITLPGIGKLKVSERPARTGRNPSTGAAIEIAAKKVVKFVPAKVLNDAINK, from the coding sequence ATGGCATTGACCAAAGACCAACTGATTGCCGACATCGCCGAAGCCATCGACGCACCGAAAACCACCGCGCGCAACGCTCTGGAGCAACTGGGCCAGATCGTCGCTGACCAACTGGAAAACGGCGCTGAAATCACCCTGCCAGGCATCGGCAAGCTGAAAGTCTCCGAGCGTCCTGCCCGCACTGGCCGTAACCCTTCGACTGGCGCTGCCATCGAAATCGCTGCCAAGAAAGTCGTCAAGTTCGTACCAGCCAAGGTCCTGAACGACGCCATCAACAAGTAA
- the rlmF gene encoding 23S rRNA (adenine(1618)-N(6))-methyltransferase RlmF, with the protein MTQNKPTLHPRNRHQGRYDFPSLIKAHPDLARFTITNPHGKPSIDFANPEAVRVFNRALLKAQYGIQHWDIPADYLCPPIPGRADYIHVLADLLAEDNGGQVPRGAQVRALDVGVGANCIYPLLGHSDYRWRFLGSDIDATALASAKAIVQANGLNKAITLRQQANRKHILSGLLQDDERFDLTLCNPPFHGSREEATRGSQRKWKNLGKQDPTRKLPVLNFGGQNNELWCEGGEIRFVTQLVNESAQYGERVLWFTSLVSKVSNLPGIEAALKKAGVKAQRVVEMGQGQKQSRMVAWSFQDDAMRSAWHAARGKAQA; encoded by the coding sequence ATGACCCAGAACAAACCCACCCTGCATCCGCGCAATCGCCACCAGGGCCGCTACGACTTCCCCAGCCTGATCAAGGCCCATCCTGACCTGGCCCGGTTCACCATCACCAACCCCCACGGCAAACCGAGCATCGACTTCGCCAACCCCGAGGCCGTGCGCGTGTTCAACCGTGCCTTGCTAAAGGCCCAGTACGGCATCCAGCACTGGGACATCCCCGCGGACTACCTGTGCCCGCCGATCCCAGGACGCGCCGACTACATCCACGTGCTCGCCGACCTGCTGGCCGAAGACAACGGCGGGCAGGTCCCACGCGGCGCCCAGGTGCGCGCGCTGGACGTCGGCGTCGGCGCCAACTGCATCTACCCGCTGCTCGGCCATAGCGACTACCGCTGGCGCTTTCTCGGCTCGGATATCGACGCCACGGCGCTGGCCTCGGCCAAGGCGATCGTCCAGGCCAATGGCCTGAACAAGGCCATCACCCTGCGCCAGCAGGCCAACCGCAAGCACATCCTCAGCGGTCTGCTGCAGGACGACGAGCGCTTCGACCTGACCCTGTGCAACCCGCCCTTCCACGGCTCGCGCGAGGAGGCCACCCGTGGCAGCCAGCGCAAATGGAAGAATCTGGGCAAGCAGGATCCCACCCGCAAGTTGCCAGTGCTGAACTTCGGCGGGCAGAACAACGAGCTGTGGTGCGAGGGGGGCGAGATCCGCTTCGTCACCCAACTGGTGAACGAAAGTGCGCAGTATGGCGAGCGGGTGCTGTGGTTCACCAGCCTGGTGTCCAAGGTCAGCAATCTGCCGGGGATCGAAGCGGCGCTCAAGAAAGCGGGCGTGAAAGCCCAGCGCGTCGTAGAGATGGGCCAGGGCCAGAAACAGAGCCGCATGGTGGCCTGGAGCTTCCAGGACGACGCCATGCGCAGCGCCTGGCATGCCGCGCGAGGCAAGGCGCAGGCGTGA
- a CDS encoding valine--tRNA ligase produces MDKTYQPHAIETSWYNTWESENYFAPQGAGESYTIMIPPPNVTGSLHMGHGFNNAIMDALIRFRRMQGRDTLWQPGTDHAGIATQMLVERQLEAKGQNRHDLGREKFLEKVWEWKEQSGGNISRQIRRLGSSVDWSRERFTMDDGLSEAVKEAFVRLHEDGLIYRGKRLVNWDTKLHTAISDLEVENHDEKGHLWNLRYPLADGATTAEGKDHLVVATTRPETLLGDVAVAVNPTDERYQALIGKFVELPLVGRRIPIIADDYCDPEFGTGCVKITPAHDFNDYEVGKRHNLPLLNIFDKNATVLAAVQAFNLDGSVNENLDTSLPAQYAGLDRFVARKQMVADLDAQGLLVSVDDHALKVPKGDRSGTVIEPWLTDQWYVSTKPLAEPAIAAVEDGRIQFVPKQYENMYFSWMRDIQDWCISRQLWWGHRIPAWYDEAGQVYVGRNEEEVRTKHGLGSDVVLRQDDDVLDTWFSSGLWTFSTLGWPEQTEFLKKFHSTDVLVTGFDIIFFWVARMIMLTMHLIKNEDGTPQVPFKTVYVHGLVRDGQGQKMSKSKGNVLDPLDIVDGITLEALLEKRTSGLMQPKLAEKIAKQTKAEFPEGIASYGTDALRFTFCSLASTGRDIKFDMGRVEGYRNFCNKIWNAARYVLDKGEDCGQNGEAYELSLADRWIISQLQRTEAEVTRQLEQFRFDLASQALYEFVWNQYCDWYLELSKPVLWDENAPIERARGTRRTLVRVLEVVLRLAHPFMPFITEEIWQRIAPLAGVQGKTIMLQPWPVANESRIDAGAEGDIEWLKELMVGLRNIRAEMNIGPGKPLPLFLKNANADDQRRLQENEALLKKLAKVETFTVLGEQDEAPLSATALVGDLQVLVPMAGLIDKDAELARLNKEIQRLQGEVQRVDGKLSNAAFVDKAPPAVIEKERAKLAESEQALANFTEQHARIAAL; encoded by the coding sequence ATGGATAAGACCTACCAGCCGCACGCCATCGAAACTTCCTGGTACAACACCTGGGAGTCCGAGAACTATTTCGCCCCGCAAGGTGCAGGCGAGTCCTACACCATCATGATCCCACCGCCGAACGTGACCGGCAGCCTGCACATGGGTCATGGGTTCAACAACGCGATCATGGACGCCCTGATCCGCTTCCGCCGCATGCAGGGGCGCGACACCCTGTGGCAGCCGGGCACCGACCATGCCGGCATCGCCACGCAGATGCTGGTGGAGCGCCAGCTCGAGGCGAAAGGCCAGAACCGCCACGACCTGGGCCGCGAAAAGTTCCTGGAGAAGGTCTGGGAGTGGAAGGAACAGTCCGGTGGCAACATCAGCCGCCAGATCCGTCGCCTGGGTTCGTCGGTCGACTGGAGCCGCGAACGCTTCACCATGGATGACGGCCTGTCCGAAGCCGTCAAGGAAGCCTTCGTGCGCCTGCATGAGGACGGCCTGATCTACCGCGGCAAGCGTCTGGTCAACTGGGACACCAAGCTGCACACCGCGATTTCCGACCTCGAAGTGGAAAACCACGACGAGAAAGGCCACCTGTGGAACCTGCGCTACCCGTTGGCCGATGGCGCCACCACGGCCGAAGGCAAGGACCACCTGGTCGTTGCCACCACCCGTCCGGAAACCCTGCTCGGTGACGTCGCCGTTGCCGTCAACCCGACCGACGAGCGCTACCAGGCGCTGATCGGCAAGTTCGTCGAGCTGCCGCTGGTCGGACGCCGCATCCCGATCATCGCCGACGACTACTGCGATCCCGAGTTCGGTACCGGCTGCGTGAAAATCACCCCGGCCCACGACTTCAACGACTATGAAGTCGGCAAGCGCCACAACCTGCCGCTGCTGAACATCTTCGACAAGAACGCCACCGTGCTCGCCGCGGTCCAGGCCTTCAACCTCGATGGCAGCGTCAACGAAAACCTCGACACCTCGCTGCCTGCGCAGTACGCCGGCCTCGACCGCTTCGTGGCGCGCAAGCAAATGGTTGCCGACCTGGACGCGCAGGGGCTGCTGGTCAGCGTCGATGACCACGCCCTGAAAGTGCCGAAAGGCGACCGCTCGGGTACCGTCATCGAGCCGTGGCTGACCGACCAGTGGTACGTCTCCACCAAGCCGCTGGCCGAGCCAGCCATCGCCGCCGTGGAAGACGGTCGCATCCAGTTCGTGCCGAAACAGTACGAGAACATGTACTTCTCCTGGATGCGCGACATCCAGGACTGGTGCATCAGCCGCCAGCTGTGGTGGGGCCACCGCATCCCGGCGTGGTACGACGAGGCCGGCCAGGTCTATGTCGGCCGCAACGAGGAAGAAGTGCGGACCAAGCACGGCCTGGGCAGCGATGTGGTCCTGCGCCAGGACGACGACGTGCTCGACACCTGGTTCAGCTCGGGCCTGTGGACTTTCTCCACGCTCGGCTGGCCGGAACAGACCGAGTTCCTGAAGAAATTCCACTCCACCGACGTACTGGTCACGGGCTTCGACATCATCTTCTTCTGGGTCGCCCGGATGATCATGCTGACCATGCACCTGATCAAGAACGAGGATGGCACCCCGCAGGTCCCGTTCAAGACCGTGTACGTGCATGGCCTGGTGCGCGATGGCCAAGGCCAGAAGATGTCCAAGTCCAAGGGCAACGTGCTCGACCCGCTGGACATCGTCGACGGCATCACGCTCGAAGCGCTGCTGGAAAAACGTACCAGCGGCCTGATGCAGCCCAAGCTCGCCGAGAAGATCGCCAAGCAGACCAAGGCCGAATTCCCCGAGGGTATCGCCAGCTACGGCACCGATGCCCTGCGCTTCACCTTCTGCTCGCTGGCTTCCACCGGCCGTGACATCAAGTTCGACATGGGCCGCGTCGAAGGCTACCGCAACTTCTGCAACAAGATCTGGAACGCTGCCCGCTACGTGCTGGACAAGGGCGAGGACTGCGGCCAGAACGGCGAGGCCTACGAGTTGTCGCTGGCCGATCGCTGGATCATCTCGCAACTGCAACGCACCGAAGCGGAAGTGACTCGCCAACTCGAGCAGTTCCGCTTCGACCTGGCCAGCCAGGCGCTGTACGAGTTCGTCTGGAACCAGTACTGCGACTGGTACCTGGAGCTGTCCAAGCCGGTACTGTGGGATGAAAATGCGCCCATCGAGCGCGCCCGCGGTACTCGCCGTACCCTGGTCCGCGTGCTGGAAGTGGTACTGCGCCTGGCGCATCCGTTCATGCCGTTCATCACCGAGGAGATCTGGCAGCGCATCGCGCCGCTGGCGGGCGTTCAGGGCAAGACCATCATGCTGCAGCCTTGGCCGGTGGCCAATGAGAGCCGCATCGATGCCGGCGCCGAAGGCGACATCGAATGGCTCAAGGAGCTGATGGTCGGCCTGCGCAACATCCGCGCCGAGATGAACATCGGTCCGGGCAAGCCCCTGCCGCTGTTCCTGAAGAACGCCAATGCCGACGACCAGCGTCGCCTGCAGGAAAACGAAGCGCTGCTCAAGAAGCTGGCCAAGGTCGAGACCTTCACGGTACTCGGCGAGCAGGACGAAGCGCCGCTGTCGGCCACCGCACTGGTAGGCGATCTGCAGGTACTGGTACCGATGGCCGGCCTGATCGACAAGGACGCTGAGCTTGCACGCCTGAACAAGGAAATCCAGCGCCTGCAGGGTGAGGTCCAGCGTGTCGACGGCAAGCTGTCCAACGCCGCCTTCGTCGACAAGGCACCGCCTGCGGTGATCGAGAAGGAACGTGCCAAACTGGCCGAGTCCGAACAGGCCCTGGCCAACTTCACCGAGCAGCATGCGCGGATTGCAGCGCTGTAA
- a CDS encoding DNA polymerase III subunit chi codes for MSKVDFYILPTDSLSARLDFACKLCEKAWRLGHRVYLHCQDDEQRNALDERLWHFKGEAFVPHDLAEQHADARVALGLGDTAGEHRDLLINLGGDVPGFVGQFERVAEIVVEEASIRQLARERFRFYREQGYALQDHRLQRL; via the coding sequence ATGAGCAAAGTCGATTTCTACATCCTGCCCACCGACTCGCTGTCGGCGCGGCTGGATTTCGCCTGCAAGCTGTGCGAAAAGGCCTGGCGCCTCGGCCACCGGGTCTACCTGCATTGCCAGGACGACGAACAGCGAAACGCCCTGGATGAACGCCTGTGGCATTTCAAGGGCGAGGCTTTCGTGCCCCATGACTTGGCCGAGCAACACGCCGATGCCAGGGTCGCATTGGGCCTGGGCGACACTGCTGGCGAGCACCGCGACCTGCTGATCAACCTGGGCGGTGATGTGCCAGGGTTCGTCGGCCAGTTCGAGCGGGTCGCCGAGATCGTTGTCGAAGAGGCCTCCATTCGCCAGTTGGCCCGCGAGCGATTCCGTTTCTACCGCGAACAGGGCTATGCTCTGCAAGACCACCGCTTACAGCGACTTTGA